ATTGGGTAGCTGTAAGGCCGTCAGCTGATAACACAAGGACTTACCAGAGCCGGTTGGGAAAATTGCGAGACTAGAGTGGCCGTTGACCAGCTGGGTGACTGTTTGTTCCTGACCAGGCCTGAATGCTGAAAAGCCAAAACGCTGCGATAAGGTTTGGTGGAGCGCCGATTCGTTCATGATGCAAAATTCCGTGTTAACAACTGCCGTGTAAGATAACACATTACCAGTCCCCAACAATACTTAACCAGTTTGACAAGTGGCAGGCTTCCACGTGACGGCGAAGTTGGTTGGGTTAGCGACTAGAAAGAACCACGGTATTGCCGGTTGGTAGATCCCGGCTCGCAAGCGTCCGGGATGACCGAGGGGTTGGTCGGGTTTGTGATCAGAAGGAGCCACGACATTGCAGGTTAGTAGATCCCAGCTAGCGAACGTCCGGGATGACCGGGGTTGATTGGGTACGCGATCAAAAGGAACCACCGTATTGCCGGTTAGTAGATCCCGGCTCGCAAGCGTCCGGGATGACCGAGGGGTTGGTTGAGTTCGTGACTAAAAGGAGCCACGATATTGCAGGCTAGTAGATCCCGGCTCGCATGCGTCCGGGATGACGGTGGGGTTGGTTGGGGACGCGATCAGAAGGAATCACCTTATTGCCGGTTAGTAGATCCCGGCTCGCATGCGTCCGGGATGACCGAGGGGTTGTTCAGGTTTGTGATCAGAAGGAGCAAGTGCATTGCTGGTTAATAGACCCCGGCTCGCACGCGTCCGGGATGACCGAGGGGTTGGTTGGGTACGCGATCAGAAGGAATCACCGTATTGCCGGTTAGTAGATCCCGGCTCGCACGCGTCCGGGATGACTGAGAGTCGCTTTGCCAGAACATCCTCCATAAACTCTCAGACAGATCTTGGTGCCGTTTCAACCAAAACACTACACGTGGGCTGGATTTTCCAAGCAAGGCAGGTAAGCAAAAGTAGTGCGGTCACATCAGTGGGAAAGCTCAACTTTAGAGTGCCACCACTTTCAATTAAAATGCTCTTCAATTTCTTTAATTTTCTCTTTTGCATTGCTATTTCCCGGGTTCAGTTGAGTCGATTTTTTATAGGCGTCTAAAGCCAACTTATACTCTTTTTCATGCCAATATGCCTCGCCCAGGCTGTCCCATGCGTTATAAGATTCTGGATAATACTCAGTATTCAACTTAAAAAAGTCAATCGCTGCTGCGCTGTTGGTAGGGAACTGGTTGTCGTACAGTCGGTTATAACCAAAGAAGTTCACTAACCCCTCTCTGGGTTTAAGCTTTACGCCTAATCTATCCGAAATGTTTTCGAAGTGCGCTTTTAACTCTGTCGCAGGTCTAAACCTGATGGCGTCATCAATCATGTAACCACTAAAAATATTTTTCAAACCTAAATAAAAGCTCATTATTTGCATTGTATGGTGGTTTTGATCTGTACCAAAAATCTCTGAATGGACGTTTAAGCCTTTAACAGGCGATGCCTCTATTTTTTGTATGAACTCAATAACATAGTTTTCTTTAGGATATAAAGAAGGCACTCGCTCAGATGTCGAAACAAACAGCTGGCGTTTGCTAAGTTCTTTTTTTGAAAACTCGCGAAAACGTTTGAGCATTATTTGATTATCCCACCAAAGGCTCGGGTCAATGGCCATGTAAGCATTGAAAAACTCCGGTGTTTGGTACAGTGAGTGGATAACCGTTAGACCCGTAAAGGAATAGCCTGCCAAAATCCTGTAATCCGCGGTGTGATAATTTTGCTCTATGTGGGGTACTAATTCTGTTTGTAAGAACTTTAGAAAATTATCCGCGCCTCCTGTCGTTTCCAACGCCTTTGTCGCTGTCCCACCCCATTGAATAAGTGAGCGAGTAGGAGCGCTGTCGCGGACTCGGTTCTGACTGACGATGCCAACAACTATCATTTCAGGAATTTGGGGGCTGGCATCGGAACTCATTTGTTTCGCGATGCCAGAAAAAGCATGAAAAAAGCTATTTAAATTTGCATCGGTGAAATACAAAACCGGATATTTTTTATAGCCATTTTTTCTATAAGAACTAGGTAAAGATACCCAGTATTCTCTATTTTCGTTAAGTACTTTTGACTCTATTTGGTGCTTTTTTCCGATAACAACCTCTTGCGCACAAACATTCAGTGTAATGAGTGTGAAAAGAAAAAATAATAGCTTTTTCATCGTTGCAAATCATTCCTGTGATGATGGATTTAGGGCGTGGTATTTAACAGTGTATTCGCTTCCATGCCAATTTAAGTGTGTTTTAAAAGCAGAGAGCCGCTCTAAAAAAGTTCAATTATTGCTCTAAATAACATCAACCTAACACCTGGTTATTAACAGCTCAAGTCAAAACACGCTGGAAAAACCGAACCAAGGGTTAGTGGGGCTGATTAGGCTCGGCGACGGTAGGATAATACGGCACTGCATGTTGGCAGATCCCGGCTCGCAAGCGTCCGGGATGACGGAGGGGTTGATTGGGTTCGCGACCAGAAGGAACCGCCGTATTGCAGGTTAATAGAGCCCGGCTAACAAGCGTCCGGGATGACCGAGGGGTTGTTCGGGTTTGCGCTCAGAAGGAGCCACGATATTACCGGTTAATAGATCCCGGCTCGCGAGCGTCCGGGATGACCGAGGGGTTGTTCGGGTTTGCGCTCAGAAGGAGCCACGGTATTGCCGGTTAATAGATCCAGCCTCGCACGCGTCCGGGATGACCGAGGGGTTGTTCGGGTTCGTAACCAGAAGGAGCCACCGTATTGCAGGTTAATAGATCCCGGCTCGCAAGCGTCCGGGATGACCGAGGAGTTGATTGGGTTCGCGACCAGAAGGAGCCACCGTTTTGCAGGTTAATAGAGCCCGGCTAACAAGCGTCCGGGATGACCGAGGAGTTGATTGGGTTTGCGACCAGAAGGAGCCACCGTTTTGCAGGTTAATAGATCCAGTCTCGCACGCGTCTGGGGTTACGGTACACAATGCGAGACCTGAATGCTCTATGTTACCCGATACCAATTCAACTAATTACTGCTGGTTTTAGTATCTAAAGCGGCGAGTTGACTGGTCAGCTGGCGTATTGCCTCTGCTCTCTCTTTGGTCAGATAGGGGTTAGCCGTTTGCCCGGCTAACTGCTGCAATGCCATCAGATGGGCTTGCGACTTTGCAGACTCAACCTGAATATTGACCTGAGGAATGACCCCTGTCCCTTCCCAGTTTTTCTGGGTGACTGGGCTTACGGTGGTCGCGATTGCCACAAAGGCAATATAATCGTGAGATAGCTTAAATTGCTTGATTGGATTGGCGCCCCCTTTTGACGGTTCACCTATTACAGTTGCTCGCCCGAGGTGCTTCATCGCATAAGCAAACGCCTCTCCGGCAGAGAATGTCTCTGGCCCAATCAAGATGTACAAAGGTATATCACGCAGTTTGGCGGTCCCCAGCGGCTGATCGCTGCGAAAGGGGTAACGGCTTCCACTTCTAAACTGGTATGTGTGCAGCAAAGTAGGCTTATCTAAAAAATAGCTGGCAAAGTGGGATATCATAAAGCCATCTCCCCCACCGTTTTGACTAAAATCCAGGATGAGCGCATCGCTTCTCTGTATTAGAGTCATCGAGGCAGCGATCACTTCTTTGGCTTGCGAAGATACCGAGTCAAAGCCCCACATTTCTAAATAACCGATATTACCGGCCAGCACTTCCACCTGGCGTACACCGGAATTCTTGCGTTTTAGCTCGGTGAACCAGGGCTCTCTGGCCTCTTCACTGTGTTGACCCTGGTTATCGACCCGAGTGACTAATGCCAGATGTTTGTCGTAGTGGCTCACTAAGTCAGTGACTTGCTTTGACAAACCATGCCGAGATTGTGTGCCGCTAAAGGTTATTGCGCGTAATTCGCCCGCAATTTTTTTAGCAGTATCGGTAAACATATAATTTTGCTCGATAGAATCAGCAAACTCTTCCACAATGCGCTTGGCCTGGGCAGGTTGTAACTGTTGCGCTGCGTCAATGTCCGCGGCTTTCGCCTGTAGCTTATTGACGCCTATGACGAACAAACTTAAGCACAATAAATATCTAATAATCATAAA
The DNA window shown above is from Pseudoalteromonas viridis and carries:
- a CDS encoding alpha/beta hydrolase-fold protein — its product is MKKLLFFLFTLITLNVCAQEVVIGKKHQIESKVLNENREYWVSLPSSYRKNGYKKYPVLYFTDANLNSFFHAFSGIAKQMSSDASPQIPEMIVVGIVSQNRVRDSAPTRSLIQWGGTATKALETTGGADNFLKFLQTELVPHIEQNYHTADYRILAGYSFTGLTVIHSLYQTPEFFNAYMAIDPSLWWDNQIMLKRFREFSKKELSKRQLFVSTSERVPSLYPKENYVIEFIQKIEASPVKGLNVHSEIFGTDQNHHTMQIMSFYLGLKNIFSGYMIDDAIRFRPATELKAHFENISDRLGVKLKPREGLVNFFGYNRLYDNQFPTNSAAAIDFFKLNTEYYPESYNAWDSLGEAYWHEKEYKLALDAYKKSTQLNPGNSNAKEKIKEIEEHFN
- a CDS encoding S41 family peptidase encodes the protein MIIRYLLCLSLFVIGVNKLQAKAADIDAAQQLQPAQAKRIVEEFADSIEQNYMFTDTAKKIAGELRAITFSGTQSRHGLSKQVTDLVSHYDKHLALVTRVDNQGQHSEEAREPWFTELKRKNSGVRQVEVLAGNIGYLEMWGFDSVSSQAKEVIAASMTLIQRSDALILDFSQNGGGDGFMISHFASYFLDKPTLLHTYQFRSGSRYPFRSDQPLGTAKLRDIPLYILIGPETFSAGEAFAYAMKHLGRATVIGEPSKGGANPIKQFKLSHDYIAFVAIATTVSPVTQKNWEGTGVIPQVNIQVESAKSQAHLMALQQLAGQTANPYLTKERAEAIRQLTSQLAALDTKTSSN